One stretch of Tenacibaculum sp. MAR_2010_89 DNA includes these proteins:
- a CDS encoding S-layer family protein, which yields MLITFQCVFSQEGKILNLKPAKNSEDNTSFLVLRGSEFNKSISRSSVGKTTPSFLFSMMMATPTLDLNGITSGNNYDFQVQPTTSNIYPVSVSPQVTSDAGIASATISFTGVVDTSFGELLAINRPGFDLLWFQTPVSGPFDYPIGGSTIRVTQTTSTTFSVTETSGNPISNADFQTFLATLYYGDLASPYTDGIRTMNVVITDTNGATANATTTIRVFTTPPVAVDDVNSVAANSTTTITGNVLTDGTNDSGATAISVSEVDVYPAKVGNTYTTLYGTITIQSNGSYVYDVDETSASVTGLRNGETLHDIISYTIEDTIGIKDYGYLTITINGVDEAPDAIDNTDSLTAFVDASATGNVITDIGTGGADAVDRGLSTLVWESNFTSGETVHGKSKTVDGVGVSFVTADTGGFGTSFNQTVVYTTNGGHTGYLLYNIDGTTNPTDDTVLTVNFDQPVYNLGFLLVDIDFSQGSTWQDQIKIEGTLNGLNSTYKYVTTGGVVDAGNNTFYGIGSAIEADATGNVNVFFEEPINQLKLSYNYGPNATDADQGGQIAGVSDIYWQGASSVLVLKIGTTLGNVSAANLGTSYAGTYGTIIVNADGSYEYIVDTTNPAVAALLVGQTLTDTFVYEISDGVSTDTANLIITINGSGNDADSDGEADRVDLDDDNDGILDTDESLGCAGSPMNLTGIGSTLTTGSYYDEETQKIINVTIATTGTVDEGNANGDILMTQGGTATFTFSSPVTVSIKHETGITGNFDAGDTWELTSTGTYTVADPNNDLTVNSNSGGVLNFDALGATAASEAWEIKTTTTSLKFDLKSGNTKSPINLGLICGGFLDTDNDGIPNHLDLDSDNDNCYDAIEANENVLASQLDGNGRINIASQGGIDGNGVPNLVNSGGTADIGGDQGQGVTGNEIIATKIQIDTEPTSSTICLGGNATFTTVASSLSTTTFTGTAPGTNPDYSGSTGTTTGLIYKWEEQVGGIGAWNTVSNGGIYSNATTAALTLTNPLISASTNKYRLIATSTTNVCQSVTSSEVTLTVTPTVTIAAFSPATSTRCQGAGSVTTTTTGTNSTGITYSLDAASLTGGNSINSATGEVTYAAGWSGTTTITASAAGCNGPATTTHVVTVTPTVTIAAFSPGTSTRCQGAGSVTTTTTGTNSTGITYSLDAASLTGGNSINSATGEVTYAAGWSGTTTITASAAGCNGPATTTHVVTVTPTVTIAAFSPGTSTRCQGAGSVTTTTTGTNSTGITYSLDAASLTGGNSINSATGEVTYVAGWSGTTTITASAAGCNGPATTTHVVTVTPTVTIAAFSPGTSTRCQGAGSVTTTTTGTNSTGITYSLDAASLTGGNSINSATGEVTYVAGWSGTTTITASAAGCNGPATTTHVVTVTPTVTIAAFSPGTSTRCQGAGSVTTTTTGTNSTGITYSLDAASLTGGNSINSATGEVTYAAGWSGTTTITASAAGCNGPATTTHVVTVTPTVTIAAFSPATSTRCQGAGSVTTTTTGTNSTGITYSLDAASLTGGNSINSATGEVTYAAGWSGTTTITASAAGCNGPATTTHVVTVTPTVTIAAFSPGTSTRCQGAGSVTTTTTGTNSTGITYSLDAASLTGGNSINSATGEVTYAAGWSGTTTITASAAGCNGPATTTHVVTVTPTVTIAAFSPATSTRCQGAGSVTTTTTGTNSTGITYSLDAASLTGGNSINSATGEVTYVAGWSGTTTITASAAGCNGPATTTHVVTVTPTVTIAAFSPGTSTRCQGAGSVTTTTTGTNSTGITYSLDAASLTGGNSINSATGEVTYVAGWSGTTTITASAAGCNGPATTTHVVTVTPTVTIAAFSPGTSTRCQGAGSVTTTTTGTNSTGITYSLDAASLTGGNSINSATGEVTYVAGWSGTTTITASAAGCNGPATTTHVVTVTPTVTIAAFSPGTSTRCQGAGSVTTTTTGTNSTGITYSLDAASLTGGNSINSATGEVTYAAGWSGTTTITASAAGCNGPATTTHVVTVTPTVTIAAFSPATSTRCQGAGSVTTTTTGTNSTGITYSLDAASLTGGNSINSATGEVTYAAGWSGTTTITASAAGCNGPATTTHVVTVTPTVTIAAFSPGTSTRCQGAGKCNDHYHRNEFNRNHL from the coding sequence ATGCTTATTACCTTTCAATGTGTTTTTTCACAAGAAGGAAAAATATTGAATTTAAAGCCAGCTAAAAATTCTGAAGATAATACCTCCTTTTTAGTTCTCAGAGGTTCAGAATTTAATAAGTCAATAAGTAGAAGCAGTGTTGGCAAAACAACACCATCTTTTTTGTTTTCTATGATGATGGCTACACCAACACTAGATTTAAATGGAATAACTTCAGGAAATAATTATGATTTCCAGGTTCAACCTACAACTTCAAATATATACCCCGTATCGGTTAGTCCACAAGTAACATCAGATGCAGGAATAGCAAGTGCAACAATAAGTTTTACAGGTGTTGTAGATACTTCATTTGGGGAGTTATTAGCAATTAATAGACCTGGATTTGATTTATTATGGTTTCAAACACCAGTTTCTGGTCCATTTGATTATCCAATAGGAGGTTCAACAATTCGAGTAACTCAAACTACCAGTACAACTTTTAGTGTAACAGAAACTTCAGGGAATCCGATATCAAATGCTGATTTTCAAACATTTTTGGCAACATTGTATTATGGAGATTTAGCAAGTCCTTATACAGATGGAATTCGTACAATGAATGTAGTTATCACAGATACTAATGGAGCTACAGCAAATGCAACTACAACAATAAGAGTTTTTACAACTCCACCTGTAGCTGTTGATGATGTTAATTCTGTTGCTGCTAATTCAACTACAACTATAACAGGAAACGTGTTAACAGATGGAACCAATGATTCTGGGGCTACAGCTATCTCTGTTTCGGAGGTTGATGTGTATCCAGCTAAAGTTGGTAATACATATACCACATTATATGGTACTATAACTATACAGTCAAATGGTAGTTACGTATATGATGTAGATGAAACGAGTGCATCTGTAACAGGATTAAGAAATGGTGAAACATTACATGATATTATATCATATACCATTGAAGATACAATAGGTATTAAAGATTATGGTTATTTAACAATTACAATTAATGGAGTAGATGAAGCGCCAGATGCAATTGATAATACAGATTCTTTAACGGCTTTTGTTGATGCAAGTGCTACAGGGAATGTAATTACAGATATTGGTACTGGTGGAGCTGATGCTGTTGATAGGGGATTGTCAACATTAGTATGGGAAAGTAATTTTACTAGTGGAGAAACCGTTCATGGAAAATCTAAAACTGTTGATGGGGTAGGAGTTTCATTTGTAACTGCTGATACTGGAGGTTTTGGTACATCGTTTAATCAAACGGTAGTTTATACAACTAATGGTGGGCATACAGGGTATTTATTGTATAATATTGATGGAACAACAAATCCCACGGATGATACTGTTTTAACTGTTAATTTTGATCAACCAGTCTATAATCTTGGATTTTTATTGGTAGATATAGATTTTTCTCAAGGGAGTACTTGGCAAGATCAGATTAAAATAGAAGGAACTTTAAATGGTTTAAATTCTACATATAAATATGTAACTACTGGAGGCGTGGTTGATGCAGGAAATAATACATTTTATGGTATCGGTAGTGCAATTGAGGCAGACGCAACTGGTAATGTAAATGTGTTTTTCGAAGAGCCAATTAATCAGCTTAAGTTAAGTTATAATTATGGACCCAATGCTACCGATGCAGACCAAGGAGGTCAAATAGCAGGAGTTTCTGATATTTATTGGCAAGGAGCTAGTTCAGTACTGGTTTTAAAAATAGGTACAACATTAGGGAATGTAAGTGCTGCAAATTTAGGAACTTCTTATGCTGGTACATATGGAACAATTATTGTCAATGCAGATGGTAGTTATGAGTATATTGTTGATACAACAAATCCAGCTGTGGCTGCTTTACTTGTTGGTCAAACTCTAACAGATACTTTTGTTTATGAAATTTCTGATGGAGTTTCTACAGATACAGCTAACTTAATAATTACAATTAATGGTTCAGGTAATGATGCTGATAGTGATGGGGAAGCGGATAGAGTTGATTTAGATGATGATAATGATGGTATTTTAGATACAGATGAATCATTAGGATGTGCCGGATCTCCTATGAATTTAACTGGTATTGGCTCTACTTTAACTACGGGGAGTTATTATGATGAAGAAACTCAAAAAATAATAAATGTAACAATTGCTACAACTGGTACGGTGGATGAAGGAAATGCTAATGGGGATATTTTAATGACGCAAGGAGGAACTGCTACTTTTACTTTTTCTTCTCCTGTAACTGTTTCTATTAAGCATGAAACAGGAATTACAGGAAATTTTGATGCTGGAGATACATGGGAGTTAACATCTACAGGAACTTATACTGTAGCTGATCCTAATAATGATTTAACAGTGAATTCTAATTCTGGAGGAGTATTAAATTTTGATGCCTTAGGAGCAACAGCTGCTTCTGAAGCATGGGAAATAAAGACAACTACCACTTCTTTAAAGTTTGATTTGAAATCCGGAAATACTAAATCTCCTATTAACTTAGGTTTAATTTGTGGAGGCTTTTTAGATACTGATAATGACGGTATACCGAATCATTTAGATTTAGATAGTGATAATGATAATTGTTATGATGCTATTGAGGCAAATGAGAATGTTTTAGCAAGCCAATTAGATGGTAATGGAAGAATAAATATAGCAAGCCAAGGAGGTATAGATGGGAATGGTGTTCCAAATTTAGTCAATTCAGGAGGTACAGCTGATATAGGAGGGGATCAGGGGCAAGGAGTAACTGGAAATGAAATAATAGCAACTAAAATACAGATTGATACTGAACCTACAAGTAGTACTATATGTTTGGGAGGTAATGCTACATTTACGACTGTAGCTTCTTCATTAAGTACAACTACATTTACAGGAACTGCGCCAGGGACTAATCCAGATTACAGTGGTAGTACCGGAACAACTACTGGGTTAATATACAAATGGGAAGAGCAAGTAGGAGGAATTGGAGCTTGGAATACAGTTAGTAATGGAGGTATATATAGTAATGCAACTACAGCAGCATTAACATTAACGAATCCACTTATAAGTGCTTCTACAAATAAATATAGATTAATAGCAACAAGTACAACAAATGTTTGCCAAAGTGTTACTTCTAGTGAAGTTACTTTAACAGTAACTCCAACGGTGACGATCGCAGCTTTTAGCCCAGCTACCAGTACACGCTGTCAAGGAGCAGGAAGTGTAACGACCACTACCACAGGAACGAATTCAACAGGAATCACCTATAGTTTAGATGCAGCTTCACTGACCGGAGGAAATAGTATTAATAGCGCAACAGGAGAAGTAACCTATGCAGCAGGTTGGAGTGGAACCACTACGATAACAGCAAGCGCGGCAGGATGTAACGGCCCAGCGACTACGACTCATGTGGTGACGGTAACTCCAACAGTGACGATCGCAGCTTTTAGTCCAGGGACTAGCACACGCTGTCAAGGAGCAGGCAGTGTAACGACCACTACCACAGGAACGAATTCAACAGGAATCACTTATAGTTTAGATGCTGCTTCACTCACTGGAGGGAATAGTATTAATAGCGCAACAGGAGAAGTAACCTACGCAGCAGGTTGGAGTGGAACCACCACGATAACAGCAAGCGCTGCAGGATGTAACGGCCCAGCGACTACGACTCATGTGGTGACGGTAACTCCAACGGTGACGATCGCAGCTTTTAGTCCAGGGACTAGCACACGCTGTCAAGGAGCAGGCAGTGTAACGACCACTACCACAGGAACGAATTCAACAGGAATCACTTATAGTTTAGATGCAGCTTCACTCACTGGAGGGAATAGTATTAATAGCGCAACAGGAGAAGTAACCTATGTAGCAGGTTGGAGTGGAACCACGACCATTACAGCAAGCGCTGCAGGATGTAATGGCCCAGCGACTACGACTCATGTGGTGACAGTAACTCCAACGGTGACGATCGCAGCTTTTAGTCCAGGGACTAGCACACGCTGTCAAGGAGCAGGAAGTGTAACGACCACTACCACAGGAACGAATTCAACAGGAATCACTTATAGCTTAGATGCTGCTTCACTCACTGGAGGGAATAGTATTAATAGCGCAACAGGAGAAGTAACCTATGTAGCAGGTTGGAGTGGAACCACGACCATTACAGCAAGCGCTGCAGGATGTAACGGCCCAGCGACTACGACTCATGTGGTGACGGTAACTCCAACGGTGACGATCGCAGCTTTTAGTCCAGGGACTAGCACACGCTGTCAAGGAGCAGGCAGTGTAACGACCACTACCACAGGAACGAATTCAACAGGAATCACTTATAGTTTAGATGCAGCTTCACTCACTGGAGGGAATAGTATTAATAGCGCAACAGGAGAAGTAACCTACGCAGCAGGTTGGAGTGGTACTACCACGATAACAGCAAGCGCGGCAGGATGTAACGGCCCAGCGACTACGACTCATGTGGTGACAGTAACTCCAACGGTGACGATCGCAGCTTTTAGTCCAGCTACCAGCACACGCTGTCAAGGAGCAGGCAGTGTAACGACCACTACCACAGGAACGAATTCAACAGGAATCACTTATAGCTTAGATGCAGCTTCACTGACTGGAGGGAATAGTATTAATAGCGCAACAGGAGAAGTAACCTATGCAGCAGGTTGGAGTGGAACCACGACCATTACAGCAAGCGCAGCAGGATGTAACGGCCCAGCGACTACGACTCATGTGGTGACAGTAACTCCAACGGTGACGATCGCAGCTTTTAGTCCAGGGACTAGCACACGCTGTCAAGGAGCAGGCAGTGTAACGACCACTACCACAGGAACGAATTCAACAGGAATCACTTATAGTTTAGATGCTGCTTCACTGACTGGGGGGAATAGTATTAATAGCGCAACAGGAGAAGTAACCTACGCAGCAGGTTGGAGTGGAACCACGACCATTACAGCAAGCGCTGCAGGATGTAACGGCCCAGCGACTACGACTCATGTGGTGACGGTAACTCCAACGGTGACGATCGCAGCTTTTAGTCCAGCTACCAGCACACGCTGTCAAGGAGCAGGCAGTGTAACGACCACTACCACAGGAACGAATTCAACAGGAATCACTTATAGTTTAGATGCAGCTTCACTCACTGGAGGGAATAGTATTAATAGCGCAACAGGAGAAGTAACCTATGTAGCAGGTTGGAGTGGAACCACCACGATAACAGCAAGCGCTGCAGGATGTAACGGCCCAGCGACTACGACTCATGTGGTGACGGTAACTCCAACGGTGACGATCGCAGCTTTTAGTCCAGGGACTAGCACACGCTGTCAAGGAGCAGGAAGTGTAACGACCACTACCACAGGAACGAATTCAACAGGAATCACTTATAGTTTAGATGCAGCTTCACTCACTGGAGGGAATAGTATTAATAGCGCAACAGGAGAAGTAACCTATGTAGCAGGTTGGAGTGGAACCACGACCATTACAGCAAGCGCTGCAGGATGTAATGGCCCAGCGACTACGACTCATGTGGTGACAGTAACTCCAACGGTGACGATCGCAGCTTTTAGTCCAGGGACTAGCACACGCTGTCAAGGAGCAGGAAGTGTAACGACCACTACCACAGGAACGAATTCAACAGGAATCACTTATAGCTTAGATGCTGCTTCACTCACTGGAGGGAATAGTATTAATAGCGCAACAGGAGAAGTAACCTATGTAGCAGGTTGGAGTGGAACCACGACCATTACAGCAAGCGCTGCAGGATGTAACGGCCCAGCGACTACGACTCATGTGGTGACGGTAACTCCAACGGTGACGATCGCAGCTTTTAGTCCAGGGACTAGCACACGCTGTCAAGGAGCAGGCAGTGTAACGACCACTACCACAGGAACGAATTCAACAGGAATCACTTATAGTTTAGATGCAGCTTCACTCACTGGAGGGAATAGTATTAATAGCGCAACAGGAGAAGTAACCTACGCAGCAGGTTGGAGTGGTACTACCACGATAACAGCAAGCGCGGCAGGATGTAACGGCCCAGCGACTACGACTCATGTGGTGACAGTAACTCCAACGGTGACGATCGCAGCTTTTAGTCCAGCTACCAGCACACGCTGTCAAGGAGCAGGCAGTGTAACGACCACTACCACAGGAACGAATTCAACAGGAATCACTTATAGCTTAGATGCAGCTTCACTGACTGGAGGGAATAGTATTAATAGCGCAACAGGAGAAGTAACCTACGCAGCAGGTTGGAGTGGAACCACGACCATTACAGCAAGCGCTGCAGGATGTAACGGCCCAGCGACTACGACTCATGTGGTGACGGTAACTCCAACGGTGACGATCGCAGCTTTTAGTCCAGGGACTAGCACACGCTGTCAAGGAGCAGGCAAGTGTAACGACCACTACCACAGGAACGAATTCAACAGGAATCACTTATAG